In Desulfonatronum thiosulfatophilum, the following are encoded in one genomic region:
- the rsgA gene encoding ribosome small subunit-dependent GTPase A: MNLHALGWTSDLADGFAEWSQTRCVPARICREDRGAYTILTEQGRVQAEVSGKFRHRSANRTDYPSVGDWVAAEAAGMPSPAIIHAVLPRRSAFIRRMPGGKSQGQIVAANADTAFLVSGLDRDFNLRRIERYLTLAYDSGANPVILLNKADLHGNPESARLQVENVAQHVPVLVMSSVTGAGLSELRDLLVPGRTGVLLGSSGVGKSSIINALIGLDARKTNAVREADGRGRHTTTHRQLMILPGGAILIDTPGLREIQLLADEQALDVSFEDIAELAAACRFRDCSHAGVPGCAVQQALSEGLLDMERYESWLRQCKEIRFHQREQDVLLRIQEKKRWKSIQKTVRDIYRFKGKW, from the coding sequence ATGAACCTCCATGCCTTGGGCTGGACTTCCGACCTGGCCGATGGATTTGCCGAGTGGTCGCAAACTAGGTGCGTTCCGGCGCGGATCTGCCGCGAGGACAGGGGAGCATATACCATTTTGACGGAACAGGGCCGCGTTCAAGCCGAAGTGAGCGGAAAGTTCCGTCACAGATCCGCGAACAGGACCGATTACCCGTCCGTGGGAGACTGGGTTGCGGCGGAAGCGGCGGGTATGCCCTCCCCGGCCATCATTCACGCCGTGCTGCCCCGACGGTCGGCGTTCATCCGCCGCATGCCCGGCGGGAAAAGCCAGGGTCAGATTGTCGCGGCCAATGCGGACACGGCCTTTCTGGTCAGCGGACTGGACCGGGATTTCAATCTCAGGCGAATCGAGCGCTATCTGACCCTGGCATATGATTCCGGCGCGAACCCGGTCATCCTCCTGAACAAGGCTGATCTTCACGGGAATCCGGAATCAGCGAGACTGCAGGTTGAGAACGTTGCGCAGCATGTTCCGGTACTTGTGATGAGCAGCGTGACCGGCGCAGGGTTGAGCGAATTGCGGGACCTGCTCGTGCCGGGCCGGACCGGGGTGCTGCTTGGCTCATCCGGTGTGGGCAAGTCTTCGATCATCAACGCCCTGATCGGCCTGGATGCCCGGAAAACCAACGCCGTACGCGAGGCGGACGGCAGGGGCCGCCACACCACCACGCACCGGCAGCTGATGATCCTGCCTGGCGGTGCGATCCTGATCGACACGCCGGGGTTGCGGGAGATCCAGCTTCTGGCCGACGAGCAGGCCCTGGACGTTTCCTTCGAGGACATTGCCGAATTGGCCGCTGCATGTCGTTTTCGGGACTGCTCCCATGCTGGGGTACCGGGCTGTGCGGTCCAGCAGGCCCTTTCGGAGGGCCTGTTGGATATGGAACGTTACGAGAGCTGGCTGCGGCAATGCAAGGAAATCAGATTCCATCAGCGGGAGCAGGACGTCCTGTTGCGGATCCAGGAAAAGAAACGCTGGAAATCGATTCAGAAAACGGTCCGGGATATCTATCGGTTCAAGGGAAAATGGTAG
- the crcB gene encoding fluoride efflux transporter CrcB has translation MLFRFPEALKVILLIGLCGALGALARYWLSLAVYTFLGRNFPWGTSAVNILGCFLFGLVWVLSEERGLIPLQLRFILLVGFMGSFTTFSTYIFESTVLLEQAQWFKLGLNLLGQNILGFTALYLGFLAGRGW, from the coding sequence ATGCTCTTCCGTTTCCCTGAAGCCCTGAAAGTCATCCTGCTCATCGGCCTGTGCGGCGCGTTGGGAGCGCTGGCCAGGTATTGGCTTTCTCTGGCCGTATATACTTTCTTGGGACGTAATTTTCCCTGGGGAACTTCCGCGGTCAACATCCTGGGCTGTTTCCTCTTCGGGCTGGTCTGGGTTCTGTCCGAGGAACGAGGTTTAATTCCACTGCAACTGCGGTTCATACTCCTCGTGGGTTTCATGGGCTCCTTCACGACGTTCTCGACATACATCTTCGAAAGCACCGTTCTGCTTGAACAGGCCCAGTGGTTCAAGCTCGGCCTGAACCTGCTCGGCCAGAACATCCTCGGATTCACCGCCCTGTACCTCGGCTTTCTGGCCGGTCGGGGATGGTAG
- a CDS encoding RNHCP domain-containing protein, translating to MRTRFDQRRPDGVAPSQGAFLCAHCNSTIPGEAPGTRHRNHCPHCLWSLHVDLRTGDRRSGCQGRMEPIGVSLRYDGDWALLHRCQSCGLIRMNRIAGDDNPLALFSLAVRPLGRPPFPMDLLPRMVSGGQDLSDGEEVQS from the coding sequence ATGCGAACCAGATTCGACCAGCGCCGCCCTGACGGCGTTGCACCTTCTCAAGGCGCTTTTCTCTGCGCGCACTGCAATTCCACCATTCCCGGAGAAGCTCCGGGCACCCGGCACCGCAATCATTGCCCTCATTGCCTTTGGAGCCTTCACGTCGACTTGCGCACCGGCGATCGCCGCAGCGGATGTCAGGGCCGGATGGAACCCATCGGCGTCAGCTTGCGCTATGATGGGGACTGGGCACTGCTCCATCGCTGCCAATCCTGCGGATTGATCCGTATGAACCGCATCGCCGGCGACGACAACCCGTTGGCCTTGTTCTCCCTGGCCGTTCGCCCCTTGGGCAGGCCTCCCTTTCCCATGGACCTGTTGCCGCGGATGGTCAGCGGCGGACAGGACCTGTCCGACGGCGAGGAGGTACAATCATGA
- a CDS encoding PAS domain S-box protein, with protein MTASGLDASGNAPVAVPTEGSDGNASYAEHLEQLTQELHQAREKLEDYRRYIADQHELLPLGSLLVTEDGLIRQANSCAVLMLTRNHSIPHDLPLNNYVDSADEITFTDALRRLFALKTPQDLEARLIRGDGSAFQARISMTLEMPADSRSMARVRIVEEFGRDTRGNVMSTYGVDVMAVFDGMPVLLCVLDERRQVIFANKAMRVFLNMSADELSQGRAGDFLGCFNAGQDARGCGFTDACVHCELDSAIQSTLRTGDAYQEIEFKTTLRRNPSSREVVLLVATARLKVEGRNRVLLSCMDITDRHWMEQDLREFRERFQILFQTTPDAIILSRYEDGVVTEVNEAYMALSGFARNEILGKSTLELRIWEKAEDRQKFVDLLSKHGSCVNSQITFRFKGDRLVTTLLSGRIVHLQGVPYILSVLRDITEQKQIELALAKSERQFRLLFDNNKDAILWADVNGFLVRCNQAAEDLFERKRNELLGLHHSELYPMENSDHYDGIFKENIRDRNNHSLEAEIITRSGETKHVQILSTIIEVDGQTIKQGVFVDISERVFAREQIQYQISLQHLLMDLSLIFLNVPTEFLDDALHEALARVGEFTQTDRAYIFSYDFARQMMHNTHEWCASGIEPEIHHLQNVRLNAVRKQIIRHKAGEPFYINSVEDLPVADPLRGYLLDHGILSVLTLPLLTGQECIGFLGFDSVARVREWTTTEIKLFMVLAELLVNVHRRRHREAELHSARGEAERANIAKSRFLATMSHEIRTPMNGVLGMTELLMDTSLDDEQREYAQVIQSSGQALLSLINDILDFSKIEAEKLELEEASFNLWNILEETVRLLSVTARNKHLKLDWKIDPEIPVHLRGDPLRLRQILLNLGGNAVKFTEFGQVEISVRRESDSPIQTGRASVKHPEMEYLRFSIRDTGIGIPEDMVESLFSLFHQVDASTTRRFGGTGLGLAISRRLVEMMGGDIGVKSTVGQGSTFWFRVGFAVVREGGADESAALRVPGPSCRRPRIPLDARVLLVEDNQINQLVAHKMLQKVNISPDMVVNGVEAVAAVRKERYDLVLMDIEMPVMDGLDATAEIRRLEDDNIAGMLESWHYGIEKAERSAKISAPAEQSGGNSAPTAQASQRPSIPAFQHSRIPIIALTAHAVKGDRERFLAAGMDDYLTKPLRFEALVEKLNFWLGDRFGKRDAEAATSSESASQELSRVCDVAELLDRVMGDESMIKVLLNVLIENTFERIKVIKGYLEEGNAGAAGREAHGVKGAALNCSCEDLAAIAATMEAAGKNGELDALRELLPQLERNLEAVRSFADQVAG; from the coding sequence ATGACTGCATCGGGACTCGACGCGTCGGGCAATGCTCCGGTTGCTGTTCCGACAGAGGGTTCCGATGGGAACGCCTCGTACGCGGAGCATCTTGAGCAGTTGACGCAGGAGTTGCATCAGGCGCGCGAGAAACTGGAGGATTACCGGCGGTACATCGCGGACCAGCATGAGTTGCTGCCTCTGGGAAGCCTGCTCGTGACCGAAGACGGACTGATTCGTCAGGCAAATTCCTGCGCCGTTCTGATGCTGACCCGGAATCACTCCATACCGCATGACCTTCCCCTGAACAACTACGTTGACAGCGCCGATGAAATTACCTTCACGGACGCGCTGCGTCGTCTTTTTGCTCTGAAAACGCCGCAGGACCTGGAAGCTCGTCTGATCCGCGGCGATGGCTCCGCGTTTCAGGCTCGGATTTCCATGACTTTGGAGATGCCGGCAGACTCTCGCTCAATGGCTCGGGTCCGCATCGTGGAAGAATTCGGTCGAGATACCCGCGGCAACGTGATGTCCACCTACGGCGTGGACGTCATGGCCGTCTTTGACGGCATGCCCGTTTTGTTGTGCGTTCTGGATGAACGCCGGCAGGTGATCTTTGCCAATAAGGCCATGCGTGTTTTTCTGAACATGTCCGCGGATGAATTGAGTCAAGGTCGGGCAGGCGATTTTTTGGGATGCTTCAATGCCGGCCAAGACGCGCGGGGTTGCGGTTTTACGGATGCATGCGTTCATTGCGAACTGGACAGCGCCATTCAAAGCACCCTGCGGACAGGCGACGCTTATCAGGAGATCGAATTCAAAACCACATTGCGACGAAACCCTTCCAGTCGGGAAGTGGTTCTGCTGGTCGCCACGGCTCGGCTGAAGGTCGAAGGACGGAACAGGGTGCTGCTGAGTTGCATGGACATCACGGACAGGCACTGGATGGAACAAGATCTGCGCGAGTTCCGGGAACGTTTCCAGATTCTTTTTCAGACAACGCCGGATGCCATAATCCTGTCGCGCTATGAAGACGGAGTCGTCACTGAGGTAAATGAGGCATACATGGCGCTCAGCGGCTTCGCGCGCAACGAAATCTTGGGCAAAAGCACGCTTGAACTGCGGATCTGGGAGAAGGCGGAAGATCGGCAAAAATTTGTCGATCTTCTGTCGAAGCACGGCTCATGCGTCAATTCACAGATCACATTCCGGTTCAAAGGCGACCGTCTAGTCACTACCTTGCTTTCCGGCAGGATCGTCCACCTTCAGGGTGTACCCTACATCCTCTCCGTGCTTCGGGACATTACGGAACAAAAGCAGATCGAACTCGCACTGGCCAAGAGCGAGCGCCAGTTTCGACTGCTTTTCGACAACAACAAGGATGCCATTCTCTGGGCCGACGTCAACGGTTTCCTGGTTCGCTGCAACCAGGCCGCCGAAGACTTGTTTGAAAGAAAACGCAACGAATTGCTGGGGCTGCACCACTCCGAGCTGTATCCAATGGAGAATTCCGATCATTATGACGGGATATTCAAGGAAAACATTCGGGACAGGAACAACCATTCCCTCGAAGCTGAAATCATTACCAGGTCCGGAGAGACAAAGCATGTTCAGATTCTGTCCACCATCATCGAGGTTGACGGTCAGACCATCAAACAAGGCGTGTTCGTGGACATCAGCGAACGCGTGTTCGCGCGTGAGCAGATCCAGTACCAGATCAGTCTGCAGCATCTGCTCATGGATCTGTCCCTGATATTTCTGAATGTTCCGACGGAATTTCTGGATGATGCATTGCATGAAGCCTTGGCCAGAGTTGGAGAATTCACCCAAACGGACCGCGCGTACATCTTTTCCTATGACTTCGCCCGGCAGATGATGCACAATACCCATGAGTGGTGCGCTTCGGGCATTGAACCCGAAATTCACCATCTGCAGAACGTTCGCCTCAACGCTGTTCGGAAACAAATCATCCGCCACAAGGCCGGTGAACCGTTCTACATCAACAGCGTGGAAGATCTTCCCGTTGCGGATCCTCTGCGCGGATACCTGTTGGATCATGGAATCCTTTCCGTTCTCACCTTGCCGCTGCTGACCGGACAGGAGTGCATCGGTTTTCTGGGGTTCGACTCGGTGGCGCGTGTTCGGGAATGGACGACCACGGAGATCAAGCTGTTCATGGTCCTGGCCGAACTGTTGGTCAACGTACATCGCCGCCGACATCGCGAGGCCGAATTGCATTCCGCCAGGGGCGAGGCGGAGCGGGCCAATATCGCCAAAAGCCGCTTTCTGGCGACCATGAGCCATGAAATCCGTACGCCCATGAATGGCGTGTTAGGCATGACGGAACTGCTGATGGACACCTCCCTTGACGATGAACAGCGGGAGTACGCTCAGGTGATTCAGTCCAGCGGCCAGGCTCTGCTCAGCCTGATTAATGATATTTTGGATTTTTCCAAGATCGAGGCGGAAAAGCTTGAGTTGGAAGAAGCCTCATTCAATCTGTGGAACATTCTCGAGGAAACCGTCCGCCTGCTCTCCGTGACCGCCCGGAACAAGCACTTGAAGCTTGACTGGAAGATCGATCCCGAGATCCCGGTCCACCTTCGAGGCGACCCACTCCGGCTGCGGCAGATTCTTCTGAATCTGGGCGGCAATGCAGTCAAATTCACCGAGTTCGGCCAAGTGGAGATCAGCGTCCGGCGAGAAAGCGATTCACCTATCCAGACAGGGAGGGCTTCCGTAAAACACCCTGAAATGGAATATCTACGTTTTTCGATTCGAGATACGGGCATCGGCATTCCGGAAGACATGGTGGAAAGTCTGTTCAGCCTGTTTCACCAGGTAGACGCCTCCACGACCCGCCGATTCGGCGGCACCGGCCTTGGCCTGGCCATATCCAGGCGGCTGGTGGAGATGATGGGCGGCGACATCGGAGTTAAGAGCACGGTGGGCCAGGGCTCCACGTTCTGGTTCAGGGTCGGTTTTGCGGTCGTGAGGGAGGGGGGCGCCGACGAGTCCGCTGCTCTCCGGGTTCCGGGGCCAAGCTGCCGACGACCCCGTATTCCACTTGATGCAAGAGTGCTCCTGGTGGAAGACAATCAAATCAATCAGCTGGTTGCCCATAAGATGCTCCAAAAAGTGAACATTTCTCCGGACATGGTCGTAAACGGCGTGGAAGCTGTCGCCGCCGTACGGAAAGAGCGATATGACTTGGTATTGATGGACATCGAAATGCCGGTCATGGACGGCCTGGATGCGACGGCGGAAATCAGAAGATTAGAAGACGATAATATTGCTGGGATGCTGGAATCTTGGCATTACGGAATTGAGAAGGCGGAAAGAAGTGCCAAGATCTCAGCCCCGGCTGAACAATCAGGAGGGAATAGTGCGCCAACGGCACAAGCATCCCAACGTCCCAGCATTCCAGCATTCCAGCACTCCAGAATTCCGATCATCGCTCTGACCGCTCATGCCGTGAAAGGGGACCGGGAGCGTTTTTTGGCCGCGGGAATGGATGATTACCTGACAAAACCTTTGCGATTTGAGGCCTTGGTGGAAAAGCTCAATTTCTGGCTGGGGGACCGGTTTGGGAAACGCGATGCCGAGGCCGCGACGTCAAGCGAGTCGGCCTCGCAAGAGCTTTCCCGGGTTTGTGATGTTGCGGAACTTCTGGACCGGGTCATGGGTGACGAGAGCATGATCAAGGTCCTGTTAAACGTGTTGATTGAAAATACTTTTGAAAGAATCAAGGTGATCAAGGGGTATCTGGAAGAGGGCAATGCGGGGGCGGCCGGCAGGGAGGCCCATGGCGTCAAGGGAGCGGCCCTGAACTGCAGCTGCGAGGATCTTGCCGCCATAGCCGCAACAATGGAAGCTGCGGGGAAAAACGGCGAATTGGATGCATTACGGGAACTGCTGCCGCAACTGGAGCGAAATCTGGAAGCGGTGAGGAGTTTCGCGGATCAGGTTGCGGGCTGA